The Methylomusa anaerophila genome has a segment encoding these proteins:
- a CDS encoding 2-oxoglutarate ferredoxin oxidoreductase subunit alpha, whose translation MKRVFDTGNAAITEAAIFAGCKVFAGYPITPATEIAENMSRRLPQIGGYYVQAEDELSAMHICVGASLGGLKAMTSTSGPGYILFADPYGWALGSEIPVVVVNAQRVGPVSGITGAPGQGEFYFSRYPTHGGNFESIVLAPNSVQEAFTLTVEAFYLAERFRMPVTVLADQIVTDGWETLLIPETDEEIKTMGLRVVPRQINYGPEFYPATDAIDVPPVVLGHNTGAACSDWTPTAEGFDTEEVEWQHKHAYRLIYKVRNHKDIFTRYEELEIEDADVILAAYGSPSRVLKSAVKAAREQGLKVGGIRLASIWPFPDEAFSRKAKYLSVELNYDGQLVREVQRTVPKDSRVHFLGRCGELPKVEELVAAARDLINDRPLTSVKWQREAW comes from the coding sequence ATGAAAAGAGTATTTGACACCGGCAATGCCGCCATTACCGAAGCCGCTATTTTTGCCGGCTGTAAGGTTTTCGCCGGCTATCCGATCACCCCGGCCACCGAGATTGCCGAAAATATGTCCCGCCGGCTGCCGCAGATCGGCGGTTATTACGTCCAGGCCGAAGACGAACTGTCGGCTATGCATATCTGTGTTGGGGCCTCGTTGGGGGGGCTAAAAGCCATGACGTCGACGTCCGGTCCCGGCTATATCCTGTTCGCCGATCCTTACGGCTGGGCCTTAGGCAGCGAAATTCCCGTAGTTGTCGTCAATGCCCAGCGGGTCGGTCCGGTGAGCGGAATTACCGGCGCGCCCGGCCAGGGCGAGTTTTACTTCAGCCGCTACCCGACCCATGGGGGAAATTTTGAAAGCATCGTGTTGGCACCCAACAGCGTCCAGGAAGCTTTCACCCTGACCGTGGAGGCTTTTTATCTCGCCGAACGGTTCCGCATGCCGGTCACGGTCCTGGCCGATCAGATTGTCACCGATGGCTGGGAAACGCTGCTGATTCCCGAGACAGACGAGGAAATAAAAACGATGGGACTCAGGGTTGTTCCCCGGCAAATTAATTATGGTCCGGAATTCTATCCGGCCACCGATGCGATCGATGTTCCGCCGGTGGTCCTGGGGCATAACACCGGCGCCGCCTGTTCGGACTGGACACCCACCGCCGAGGGCTTTGACACCGAGGAAGTGGAATGGCAGCACAAGCATGCCTATCGCCTGATTTATAAAGTAAGAAATCACAAGGATATCTTCACCCGCTATGAAGAACTGGAAATTGAAGATGCGGATGTCATCCTGGCAGCTTACGGCAGCCCGTCGCGGGTACTAAAGAGCGCCGTAAAAGCAGCCCGGGAGCAGGGCCTGAAAGTGGGAGGCATCCGCCTGGCTTCCATCTGGCCTTTTCCGGATGAAGCCTTTAGCCGCAAGGCCAAATACCTGTCGGTGGAACTCAACTATGACGGTCAGCTGGTACGGGAAGTGCAGCGGACCGTTCCCAAAGACAGCCGGGTGCATTTTCTGGGAAGATGCGGCGAACTGCCCAAGGTGGAAGAGCTGGTGGCAGCCGCCCGGGATTTAATCAATGACCGGCCGCTCACAAGCGTAAAATGGCAGCGGGAGGCTTGGTGA
- a CDS encoding thiamine pyrophosphate-dependent enzyme — translation MDYLATKYLKAKKIPSTACSGCGLGQVHKKVLLAIDELGLNTGDVVWGTGIGCSGRQTFNTWKGDNFAGTHGRVYAIATGLRLALPPAQKIILTVGDGDAFGIGLLHLLHSVRRNVDMTVIVADNFGYQSTGGQYGCTTPRGSITDSSPYGMQDPNWVEDGRDILDILRAAGAGFLARHTSIEGQNAVESIKKAIQFTGFSLVHIIYPCITNFAGKALGSRKPVVAYRWLKERTNPDPAAKEKIEGITFTTGIYHETAAGRPEFAEHLRQFTAAVRKEGQHAAD, via the coding sequence ATGGACTATTTAGCAACAAAGTACCTCAAAGCAAAAAAAATACCCAGCACCGCCTGCAGCGGCTGCGGTCTGGGCCAAGTGCACAAAAAAGTATTGCTGGCTATTGATGAGCTGGGGCTCAATACCGGCGATGTGGTATGGGGCACAGGCATCGGCTGTTCCGGCCGGCAGACCTTCAACACCTGGAAAGGCGATAACTTCGCCGGCACCCATGGCCGGGTGTATGCCATTGCCACCGGTTTGCGGCTGGCACTGCCGCCGGCACAAAAAATCATCCTTACCGTGGGTGACGGCGACGCTTTCGGCATCGGCCTGCTGCACCTCTTGCATTCAGTGCGACGCAATGTGGATATGACCGTCATCGTGGCCGATAACTTCGGTTACCAGTCTACCGGCGGCCAGTATGGCTGCACAACCCCCCGCGGCTCGATTACCGACAGCAGTCCGTATGGCATGCAGGACCCCAACTGGGTAGAGGACGGACGGGACATCCTGGATATCCTGCGGGCAGCCGGCGCCGGCTTTTTGGCCAGACATACCAGTATCGAAGGCCAAAATGCCGTGGAGAGCATTAAAAAGGCCATTCAGTTTACCGGTTTTTCCCTGGTGCATATCATCTATCCCTGTATCACTAATTTTGCCGGCAAGGCCTTGGGGTCCCGGAAGCCGGTGGTTGCCTACCGCTGGCTTAAGGAGCGCACCAACCCTGATCCGGCCGCCAAAGAAAAGATTGAGGGAATTACCTTTACGACTGGCATTTATCATGAAACGGCAGCTGGTCGGCCGGAATTTGCCGAGCATCTGCGGCAATTTACCGCAGCGGTGCGAAAGGAGGGACAACATGCAGCGGACTGA
- a CDS encoding 2-oxoacid:acceptor oxidoreductase family protein — MQRTEILISGFGGQGVVRLGQIFSTAAVYEGLFTTMLVSHGTETRGGYVRSQIVVSGSPIDSPVVENPAYFCAMSKSAYSKFAGLVKAGTIIYDPGYIEPDLSTGVRHTALPARDIAVRELGRDIFANIVFLGMLGQQLKTAVSRENLIKALQARVPKFVEENVKAFALGYKAG; from the coding sequence ATGCAGCGGACTGAGATTTTAATTAGCGGCTTTGGCGGCCAGGGTGTTGTCCGCCTTGGCCAGATTTTCAGCACGGCGGCAGTCTATGAAGGCCTGTTCACCACCATGCTGGTAAGTCACGGCACCGAAACCCGGGGCGGCTATGTTCGTAGTCAGATTGTGGTGTCCGGCTCGCCCATCGACAGCCCGGTCGTGGAAAATCCGGCCTACTTCTGCGCCATGTCCAAATCAGCCTATAGCAAATTTGCCGGTCTGGTTAAAGCGGGTACGATTATCTATGATCCAGGCTATATTGAACCCGACCTGAGCACCGGTGTCCGTCACACCGCCCTGCCGGCCCGCGATATCGCCGTCCGGGAACTGGGCCGCGACATCTTTGCCAATATCGTTTTTCTCGGTATGCTGGGGCAGCAGCTGAAAACTGCCGTCAGCAGGGAGAACCTGATAAAAGCCTTACAGGCGCGGGTGCCGAAGTTTGTGGAGGAGAATGTAAAGGCGTTTGCGTTGGGGTATAAGGCAGGGTAA
- a CDS encoding DUF2179 domain-containing protein, giving the protein MVKLKAIIDDKDPHAFVVTIHDVHDIIGGRVKTQKTIL; this is encoded by the coding sequence ATCGTTAAACTTAAAGCCATTATTGACGATAAAGACCCGCATGCTTTTGTTGTCACGATTCATGACGTTCACGACATAATCGGCGGCAGAGTTAAAACACAAAAAACTATATTGTAA
- a CDS encoding COG4280 domain-containing protein, with product MLWSAVVSSFLASIVEFVEALTIVLAVGVTINWRSSLSGAGVAMLLLAALVAIFGSALVIFIPIEILRLVIGIILVLFGMQWLKKALLRYSGLKAIHDEAAIYEEEMRELKAQGGINHREFNAFGFVTSLKSVLLEGLEVAFIVITFGTTATADKMQGIWNATIGASLAFLVVVVFGVIARGPLTKIPENTLKFIVGIMLVTFGTFWSGEGMGIEWPFSDWFLFVLVAFFLLLSAVIVQWLKPYGSAQTKLNPNAGGGGA from the coding sequence ATGCTTTGGTCTGCTGTAGTATCATCTTTTCTTGCTTCCATAGTGGAATTTGTCGAGGCGCTAACAATTGTATTGGCTGTGGGCGTCACAATTAACTGGAGAAGCAGTTTGTCGGGGGCTGGCGTCGCTATGTTGCTTCTGGCGGCTTTGGTTGCTATATTTGGTTCGGCCCTGGTTATCTTTATTCCTATTGAGATTCTAAGGCTTGTGATCGGAATTATCCTGGTGCTCTTTGGCATGCAGTGGCTAAAAAAAGCTTTGCTCCGTTACAGTGGCCTCAAAGCCATTCACGATGAAGCAGCGATTTACGAAGAGGAAATGCGCGAGCTTAAAGCCCAGGGCGGAATAAACCATCGGGAGTTTAACGCTTTCGGTTTTGTAACTTCTCTTAAAAGTGTTTTGCTCGAAGGCTTGGAGGTCGCCTTTATCGTGATTACTTTTGGTACCACTGCTACAGCCGATAAAATGCAGGGAATTTGGAATGCGACAATTGGAGCTTCCTTGGCATTTTTGGTTGTTGTTGTATTTGGGGTTATAGCTCGTGGGCCACTCACCAAAATTCCGGAGAATACTCTCAAGTTTATCGTCGGAATCATGCTTGTCACTTTTGGAACCTTCTGGTCCGGCGAAGGGATGGGTATCGAGTGGCCCTTTTCTGACTGGTTCCTGTTCGTATTAGTTGCGTTCTTCCTCTTACTAAGTGCTGTAATTGTGCAGTGGCTTAAGCCTTATGGCAGTGCTCAAACGAAACTTAACCCTAATGCGGGAGGGGGTGGAGCATGA
- a CDS encoding Chromate resistance protein ChrB — MRKWLVISYNLPTEPSRIRVAAWRGLRKQGAVNIQKSMWVLPFSEENYSALSLLSQELETNNGETIIMESVFIEEKYEQRVISIYNKARSLEYEEIIDKCNDFFIEIEDETNNENLTFAEAEENEEELNKLLSWFNKINARDIFGAPLRAETEEALEKCKKIFEEFSNKVFAKEII; from the coding sequence ATGAGAAAATGGCTTGTAATAAGCTATAATTTACCAACAGAGCCTTCCAGAATACGGGTTGCAGCTTGGAGAGGGTTGAGAAAGCAAGGTGCTGTTAATATACAGAAGTCGATGTGGGTCTTACCGTTTAGTGAGGAGAATTATTCAGCACTATCATTACTATCACAAGAACTGGAAACGAATAACGGTGAAACTATTATAATGGAATCCGTATTTATTGAAGAAAAATATGAACAAAGAGTCATTTCAATTTATAATAAAGCCAGAAGTCTAGAGTATGAGGAGATTATTGACAAGTGTAATGATTTCTTTATTGAAATTGAAGACGAGACAAACAATGAAAACTTAACTTTTGCCGAGGCAGAAGAGAATGAAGAGGAACTAAATAAACTTTTATCCTGGTTTAATAAAATAAACGCCAGAGATATTTTTGGTGCTCCCCTTAGAGCCGAAACGGAAGAGGCGCTGGAAAAATGCAAGAAAATCTTTGAGGAGTTCAGTAATAAAGTTTTTGCTAAAGAAATAATATAA
- a CDS encoding dynamin family protein: MAEDRGVDQEEGLAVLLAEADGRLKQAGRRFAPYAVRAGELAARLREERFHLAVLGQFKRGKSSLINALLGGEFLPASSVPMTALPTVIGRGNTRWAKITFADGRTDEGTFSDDSALEAYLSRFVAEQANPGNRLGVNQVDVEYPASLLAGGITLIDTPGIGSTFQHNTDTTLQFLSQCDAALFVVSADPPITAAEVAFLQAVQQHVRRFFFVLNKADYLSASEREVVAGFLRQVLQEKAGVAAPIPVYLVSARQALSAKKAGDRNLLAESGLSLLEETLIAFFRQEKQAVLTAAIGAKLAAVLQEALLELELTVRALELPVDELTTKQALLAQKLTELTAEQRLAGDLLAGDRKRTLAFLEEQAAALRKKAGEYLDRIVAEQLGGYRPGLEQEVQAALAETVPTFFDRELKAASDRFGEYIAGVLAPHQQRAEMLVSSVRQAAASIFALDYQVTEQATVFYMKRQPYWVKEKWKTGLGGIPHTWLESLLPASVRLARIRKRLEQQAEELVLQNVENLRWALWQNAETTFHSFGETLKTRLLEAVSGTSQAVAAATAQKQGQVEAAKAELVRLQEEAEALRQLVRRAAALCLSR; the protein is encoded by the coding sequence ATGGCAGAGGATCGTGGAGTAGATCAAGAGGAAGGTCTGGCGGTGCTGCTGGCTGAAGCGGATGGACGACTAAAACAGGCCGGCAGGCGTTTTGCTCCATATGCCGTCCGGGCGGGTGAACTGGCTGCTCGGCTGCGGGAGGAGCGATTTCATCTAGCAGTATTGGGCCAGTTTAAACGGGGTAAGAGCAGCCTGATCAATGCATTATTAGGCGGGGAATTTCTGCCGGCCAGTTCGGTGCCGATGACGGCGTTACCGACTGTCATTGGCCGGGGAAATACGCGGTGGGCGAAGATAACATTTGCTGACGGGCGAACAGATGAGGGTACGTTTTCTGACGACTCGGCTCTAGAAGCCTATTTAAGCCGGTTTGTCGCCGAGCAGGCCAACCCTGGCAATCGCCTTGGGGTGAACCAGGTGGACGTTGAATATCCAGCCAGTTTGCTGGCCGGAGGAATCACGCTGATTGACACACCCGGCATTGGTTCTACCTTCCAGCATAATACGGACACTACGCTGCAGTTTCTCAGCCAATGCGATGCCGCATTATTTGTCGTTTCCGCCGATCCGCCGATTACAGCAGCGGAAGTGGCATTTTTGCAGGCGGTGCAACAGCATGTCCGGCGCTTCTTTTTTGTGTTAAATAAGGCCGATTATCTCAGCGCTTCTGAACGGGAAGTCGTGGCGGGATTTTTGCGGCAAGTCTTACAGGAGAAAGCCGGTGTGGCAGCACCAATACCAGTTTATCTGGTGTCAGCCCGGCAGGCGCTTTCTGCCAAAAAAGCCGGTGACCGGAATTTGTTGGCAGAGAGCGGGCTGAGTTTGCTGGAGGAAACGTTAATCGCTTTTTTTCGACAGGAGAAACAGGCCGTATTGACGGCGGCCATTGGGGCGAAATTGGCTGCTGTGCTGCAGGAAGCCCTGTTAGAGTTGGAGTTGACCGTACGAGCGTTAGAATTGCCAGTGGATGAATTGACAACCAAACAAGCGCTGTTGGCGCAAAAGCTAACTGAACTTACGGCGGAGCAACGCCTAGCGGGTGACTTGCTGGCTGGCGATCGCAAGCGAACTTTAGCATTTTTGGAAGAGCAGGCGGCCGCCCTGCGGAAGAAGGCAGGCGAGTACCTGGACAGAATAGTAGCAGAGCAACTGGGCGGCTATCGTCCCGGCTTGGAACAAGAAGTGCAGGCCGCGCTGGCGGAAACCGTTCCTACTTTTTTCGACCGGGAACTGAAGGCCGCGTCCGATCGGTTTGGCGAATATATAGCCGGTGTATTGGCGCCCCACCAACAACGAGCCGAAATGCTGGTCAGCTCCGTGCGCCAGGCTGCCGCCAGTATTTTTGCTCTTGACTATCAAGTGACGGAGCAGGCTACGGTTTTTTACATGAAGCGTCAGCCTTACTGGGTGAAAGAGAAGTGGAAGACCGGTTTGGGTGGTATTCCGCACACCTGGTTGGAGTCACTGTTGCCCGCATCTGTTCGACTGGCTCGTATCCGTAAGCGCCTAGAACAACAGGCGGAGGAACTGGTGTTGCAGAATGTGGAGAATCTGCGCTGGGCACTCTGGCAAAATGCCGAAACAACCTTTCATTCGTTTGGCGAAACACTTAAAACCCGCTTGTTAGAGGCGGTAAGTGGCACCAGTCAGGCGGTAGCAGCGGCAACGGCACAAAAGCAAGGACAGGTGGAGGCAGCAAAGGCCGAGCTGGTTCGCCTGCAGGAGGAGGCCGAGGCGTTGCGCCAGCTTGTGCGCCGTGCTGCCGCTTTATGCCTATCTAGGTAA
- a CDS encoding cation:proton antiporter, giving the protein MEQNFAIAAQWVLLALIATLVSIRLGISVALVEIAVGVVGGNAMQLEITTWVTFLAGFGAVVLTFLAGAEIDPDSLIGNLKESLVIGFASFLLPFVGGMLFAEYVFGWDSNAAKIAGIALSTTSVAVVYAVMVESGLSASRLGQAILAACFVTDLGTVLALGLLFTGFSMKVVWFTGVMIVAVFSVTPLAAKVFEWYGGRVSEPEIKFIFLVLLGLAYLAVISGSEAVLPAYIIGMAMARFFKQYKETLTKMRAIVFAVFTPFYFIKAGALVSVSALFTMSGAILVFLLVKMAAKFIGVLPTTRWFHYMPRTGIYTTLLMSTGLTFGTISALYGLTNNYIDGNQYSVLVAAVILSAVLPTMIAQKWFFPLEAINELPAVSKEKEAD; this is encoded by the coding sequence ATGGAACAAAATTTTGCTATTGCCGCGCAGTGGGTGCTGTTGGCCCTCATTGCCACGTTGGTGTCCATTCGGCTGGGCATTTCGGTGGCTCTGGTCGAAATTGCCGTGGGCGTGGTCGGTGGCAATGCTATGCAACTGGAGATTACGACCTGGGTCACTTTTCTGGCCGGGTTTGGAGCCGTGGTCTTGACGTTTCTCGCTGGAGCCGAGATCGATCCGGACAGCCTCATAGGCAACTTAAAAGAGAGCCTGGTCATTGGGTTTGCATCCTTTCTGCTGCCATTTGTGGGTGGCATGCTGTTTGCCGAGTATGTGTTCGGCTGGGACAGCAATGCGGCCAAGATTGCCGGCATTGCCCTGTCCACCACCTCGGTGGCGGTAGTATATGCCGTCATGGTGGAAAGCGGGCTGTCAGCCAGTCGCCTGGGGCAGGCCATTTTGGCCGCCTGCTTTGTTACCGACCTGGGAACGGTGCTGGCGCTGGGGCTCTTATTTACCGGTTTTTCGATGAAGGTTGTCTGGTTTACGGGGGTCATGATTGTGGCCGTATTCTCCGTTACGCCGCTGGCGGCCAAGGTATTCGAGTGGTACGGTGGGCGGGTTAGCGAGCCGGAAATCAAGTTTATTTTCCTGGTATTGTTGGGGTTAGCCTATTTGGCGGTAATCAGCGGCAGTGAGGCAGTGCTGCCCGCCTATATCATCGGCATGGCTATGGCCCGTTTTTTCAAGCAATATAAAGAAACACTAACCAAGATGCGAGCCATTGTGTTTGCAGTGTTTACTCCTTTTTATTTCATTAAAGCGGGAGCGCTGGTATCGGTAAGCGCATTATTTACTATGTCTGGTGCCATTCTGGTCTTCCTGCTGGTCAAAATGGCCGCCAAGTTTATCGGCGTGCTGCCGACCACCCGCTGGTTTCACTATATGCCGCGCACCGGCATTTATACTACGCTCTTAATGAGCACAGGTTTGACTTTTGGCACCATTTCTGCATTATACGGACTAACCAACAACTATATTGACGGCAATCAATACAGCGTGCTGGTTGCGGCAGTTATTTTGAGCGCCGTCCTGCCCACAATGATCGCCCAAAAATGGTTTTTCCCACTAGAGGCAATAAATGAGTTGCCAGCGGTCAGTAAAGAGAAGGAGGCTGATTAG
- a CDS encoding universal stress protein, which translates to MDVKKMVVAYDGSAGSHKALVWAVDLAARLGSNVVVVSVVKPPEFSSSIDEVDEWYEDGEKQYQPLLEQAAAYGEDQGVSLQTEILKGHPAESLIRYASDRKADLIVMGTRGMGGFKSLIIGSVAQKVVTYAKVSVVVVK; encoded by the coding sequence ATGGATGTGAAGAAAATGGTCGTGGCTTATGATGGTTCAGCGGGTAGTCACAAGGCACTGGTCTGGGCGGTGGATCTAGCCGCTAGACTTGGCTCTAACGTGGTAGTGGTAAGTGTCGTCAAACCACCCGAGTTTAGTTCCAGCATTGACGAAGTGGATGAATGGTATGAAGATGGCGAGAAACAGTACCAGCCGCTCTTAGAGCAGGCGGCCGCCTATGGTGAGGATCAGGGAGTGTCCCTGCAGACGGAAATCTTAAAAGGGCATCCGGCCGAGAGCCTGATACGTTATGCCTCTGACCGCAAGGCTGACCTTATCGTCATGGGTACACGGGGGATGGGCGGCTTTAAGAGCCTCATTATCGGCAGTGTGGCACAAAAGGTAGTTACCTATGCGAAAGTTTCAGTGGTCGTGGTGAAATAA
- the glnA gene encoding type I glutamate--ammonia ligase gives MSMSPKDVVALAKTKGAKLVDYKFIDLPGIWQHKTVPIGEFDEKVFEEGSGFDGSSLRGFQGIEESDMLLIPDPNSVFIDPFMAVPTLSLICNVVSPDKTSYSRNPRYVAQKAEAYLQTLDFADTSYWGPECEFFLFDDVRYDLTQNGSFYKVDSVEAIWNTGRDESPNLGYKIRNKEGYLPVPPMDATHDIRSEIVLVLEELGIPVETHHHEVATGGQGEIGMRFDTLTAMADKVMLFKYVVKNVARRNNKVATFMPKPLFGDNGSGMHVHQSLWKGGQPTFFDENGYALLSQTALYYIGGLLKHAPALLAFTAPSVNSYKRLVPGYEAPVNIAFSARNRSAAIRIPMYSTNPKTKRIEFRPPDSSANPYLALAAMLMAGIDGIKNKIDPVKEGFGPLQVNIYELTGEEKTKVKSVPGSLVDALKALEADHDFLLQSGVFTQDLLETWIEYKYANEIDAVRLRPHPMEFKLYFDI, from the coding sequence ATGAGTATGTCCCCCAAAGACGTAGTCGCTCTGGCCAAAACCAAAGGTGCCAAATTAGTGGACTACAAATTTATCGACCTGCCGGGTATCTGGCAGCACAAAACCGTTCCCATTGGTGAATTTGACGAAAAGGTATTCGAGGAGGGTAGCGGGTTCGACGGTTCCAGCCTTCGAGGATTTCAAGGTATCGAAGAAAGCGACATGCTGCTCATTCCCGATCCCAATTCCGTTTTCATCGACCCATTCATGGCTGTTCCTACTCTCAGTCTGATCTGCAATGTCGTTAGTCCTGATAAAACTTCCTATAGTCGTAACCCTCGCTATGTCGCCCAGAAAGCCGAAGCTTATCTGCAAACGCTCGATTTTGCCGATACCAGCTACTGGGGGCCTGAATGCGAATTCTTCCTGTTCGACGACGTGCGCTATGACTTGACCCAAAACGGCTCATTTTACAAAGTAGATTCGGTAGAAGCTATATGGAACACCGGACGCGACGAAAGCCCCAATCTTGGCTACAAGATTCGCAACAAGGAAGGCTATCTGCCAGTTCCGCCAATGGACGCCACTCACGATATTCGCAGCGAAATAGTGCTCGTTCTGGAAGAGCTGGGCATTCCGGTCGAAACCCATCACCATGAAGTGGCTACCGGAGGACAGGGAGAAATAGGTATGCGTTTCGATACCTTGACCGCTATGGCTGATAAAGTAATGCTATTTAAGTATGTGGTCAAAAACGTCGCCCGTCGTAACAACAAAGTCGCAACCTTTATGCCCAAGCCGCTTTTTGGCGACAACGGCTCCGGCATGCACGTCCACCAAAGTCTTTGGAAAGGTGGCCAACCAACCTTCTTCGATGAAAATGGTTATGCCCTCTTGAGCCAGACCGCTCTCTACTATATCGGCGGTCTTTTAAAACACGCTCCGGCGCTCCTGGCCTTTACCGCTCCCAGCGTCAACTCCTACAAGCGTCTGGTTCCCGGCTATGAGGCTCCGGTTAATATCGCTTTCAGCGCCCGTAACCGTAGTGCTGCAATCCGTATACCGATGTACTCAACTAACCCAAAAACCAAACGGATCGAATTCCGCCCACCTGATTCGTCTGCGAATCCATACCTTGCTCTAGCCGCTATGCTAATGGCCGGTATCGACGGTATCAAGAACAAGATCGACCCGGTTAAAGAAGGGTTTGGCCCGCTTCAAGTCAATATTTACGAACTGACGGGCGAGGAAAAGACCAAGGTAAAGAGCGTTCCTGGTTCTCTGGTAGACGCGCTCAAAGCCCTCGAGGCCGACCACGACTTCTTGCTTCAAAGCGGCGTCTTCACCCAGGACCTATTGGAGACCTGGATCGAATACAAATATGCAAATGAAATTGACGCTGTCCGACTACGGCCTCACCCGATGGAATTTAAACTGTATTTCGATATTTAG
- a CDS encoding MutS-related protein has product MSRDIVDTFPLPYHSILFEKPDENLMIAPEAPAFSIDLNLDQIIDAITAQKQEYNLKSFFYTSLHAVDMIEYRYEIMRELEKKILFEYIKSFAQKMQAMRGQLAQAEKLYYQYQKESWFLDAVEIYCETINSLVDGLALVELEARGFLAFREYLSNYARSESFISLITETKKLQADLSSIKYCLLLKDNSIKVRKYEFEGDYSLEVLETFEKFKQGAVKDYIVNFYESPSMNHIEAKILDFVAQLHSDIFFRLDNYYEKNKDYLDKKISAFDREIQFYIAYLEYIAKFKQVGLKFCYPKISDTCKEVYNYGGFDLALANKLITENSTIVCNDFYLKGKERIFVVSGPNQGGKTTFARVFGQLHYLASIGCPVPGNESGLFLFDRLFTHFEREEDIANLHGKLQDDLVRIYEILSQATTNSIIIMNEIFTSTTLQDAVFLSKKVIGRIIELDMLCVCVTFIDELASLSEQTVSVVSTVASENPAMRTYKVVRKTADGLAHAMSIAEKYRLTYDAIKERIKS; this is encoded by the coding sequence ATGTCAAGAGATATTGTTGATACTTTTCCCTTGCCCTATCACAGTATACTATTTGAAAAGCCAGACGAAAACTTAATGATTGCACCGGAAGCGCCTGCTTTTTCCATCGATTTGAATCTTGATCAGATCATTGACGCCATAACGGCTCAAAAGCAGGAATATAATTTAAAATCTTTTTTCTATACTTCCCTGCATGCTGTAGATATGATTGAGTATCGCTATGAAATCATGCGGGAACTGGAAAAGAAAATTCTATTTGAGTATATAAAATCATTTGCCCAAAAAATGCAGGCAATGCGTGGCCAATTGGCCCAAGCAGAAAAGCTTTACTACCAATATCAGAAGGAGAGCTGGTTCTTGGACGCGGTAGAAATTTATTGTGAAACCATTAATAGCCTAGTAGATGGGTTAGCCCTTGTAGAATTAGAGGCCCGCGGTTTTCTTGCTTTCCGTGAATATCTATCGAATTATGCCCGGTCGGAAAGTTTTATTTCGCTTATCACAGAAACGAAAAAGCTCCAAGCCGATTTATCTTCGATAAAATATTGCCTGCTCCTAAAAGATAACAGCATCAAGGTTCGTAAGTATGAATTTGAAGGCGATTATAGTCTTGAGGTATTAGAAACATTCGAGAAATTCAAGCAAGGAGCAGTGAAAGACTATATCGTCAACTTTTATGAATCACCGAGTATGAACCACATCGAAGCAAAAATACTGGATTTCGTAGCCCAATTGCATTCCGACATCTTTTTCAGGCTAGATAATTATTATGAGAAAAATAAAGACTACCTTGATAAAAAGATTAGCGCTTTTGACCGGGAAATTCAATTTTACATTGCTTATCTGGAGTATATTGCAAAATTTAAACAGGTGGGTTTGAAATTTTGTTATCCCAAAATCTCTGATACCTGTAAGGAAGTTTATAATTATGGCGGCTTTGATTTAGCCTTGGCCAATAAACTTATAACCGAAAACTCAACCATTGTCTGCAATGATTTTTACCTGAAAGGCAAAGAACGCATATTTGTAGTGTCCGGTCCGAACCAAGGCGGCAAAACGACCTTTGCCCGCGTTTTCGGACAACTGCATTATCTGGCCAGCATAGGCTGCCCCGTCCCTGGCAATGAATCGGGACTCTTTCTGTTCGACAGGCTTTTTACCCATTTTGAAAGGGAGGAAGACATCGCAAATTTGCACGGTAAACTGCAGGATGATCTGGTCAGAATCTATGAGATTCTGAGCCAGGCTACAACAAACAGTATTATTATTATGAATGAAATTTTCACGTCCACTACCTTACAAGACGCTGTCTTCCTTAGCAAAAAGGTGATTGGAAGAATCATAGAACTAGATATGTTGTGCGTTTGCGTGACGTTTATTGACGAATTGGCTTCATTAAGCGAGCAAACCGTAAGCGTTGTCAGTACGGTGGCTTCGGAAAATCCAGCCATGCGGACGTATAAAGTCGTGAGAAAGACTGCCGATGGGCTGGCCCATGCGATGTCTATTGCCGAAAAGTACCGGCTTACCTACGATGCTATAAAGGAGCGGATAAAGTCATGA